A region of Lycium barbarum isolate Lr01 chromosome 3, ASM1917538v2, whole genome shotgun sequence DNA encodes the following proteins:
- the LOC132633425 gene encoding acid phosphatase 1-like yields the protein MKAIFFLLLIVVGATAAAAAPQINCQSWRLAVETNNIRDWTVPAQCKGYVSEYMTGQQYRDDCNAVVNAAIEYARTLNVSKEGKDLWVFNIDETTLSNVPYYARPEVGFGTTRSNMLKFESWIKEGKSPAIPSALILYKTLLDLGIKPIFITDTKEELREVRMTNLKKVGYHSWFKFISKGKNDSSVYSEHSGNWKTQRRAELVKAGYRLVGNLGGWDDIIIDFLMRTFKMPNPMYYF from the exons ATGAAGGCCATTTTCTTCCTCCTCCTTATAGTCGTAGGAGCAACAGCGGCTGCAGCCGCTCCTCAAATCAACTGCCAGAGCTGGCGTCTGGCAGTTGAGACCAACAACATACGTGATTGGACAGTGCCCGCTCAATGCAAAGGCTACGTGAGTGAGTACATGACGGGTCAGCAATATCGCGATGACTGCAACGCCGTGGTCAACGCTGCTATTGAGTATGCCAGGACCCTTAACGTTTCCAAAGAAGGCAAGGACCTTTGGGTCTTTAATATTGATGAAACCACCCTCTCTAACGTTCCTTATTATGCTCGTCCTGAGGTTGGATTTGG GACAACAAGATCCAACATGCTGAAGTTTGAATCGTGGATTAAAGAAGGAAAATCACCAGCAATTCCAAGCGCACTCATTCTGTATAAAACGTTGTTGGATTTAGGTATTAAACCAATATTTATCACAGACACAAAAGAAGAACTCAGAGAAGTGAGAATGACCAACCTAAAGAAAGTTGGCTACCATTCATGGTTCAAATTCATCTCCAA GGGGAAAAATGATAGTTCAGTATATTCAGAACATTCAGGTAACTGGAAAACTCAAAGGAGGGCTGAATTGGTGAAAGCTGGATACAGACTTGTTGGCAACTTAGGAGGGTGGGATGATATTATTATAGACTTTTTGATGCGCACTTTCAAAATGCCGAATCCCATGTACTACTTTTAG
- the LOC132633426 gene encoding stem 31 kDa glycoprotein-like produces MTNLKKASYNSWFKFICKGKNDTGYSGVYSENALNWKTQKRAELVKDGYKLVGNLGGWDDIIGDFLLSTYNMPNPMYYF; encoded by the exons ATGACGAACCTAAAGAAAGCTAGCTACAATTCATGGTTCAAATTCATCTGCAA GGGAAAAAATGATACAGGATATTCAGGGGTATATTCAGAAAATGCACTTAACTGGAAAACTCAGAAAAGGGCTGAGTTGGTGAAAGACGGATACAAACTTGTTGGCAACTTAGGAGGGTGGGATGATATTATTGGAGACTTCTTGTTGAGCACTTACAATATGCCGAATCCCATGTACTATTTTTAA